A single region of the Thermovenabulum gondwanense genome encodes:
- a CDS encoding V-type ATP synthase subunit K, with protein MEITIGQVIALLGAAMAVFLPGVGSAKGVGMVGEAAAGVVTEDPNKFSQTLILQALPGTQGIYGLLTGFVAMQKIGLLGGGLVSLNIYQGLLVFAACLPIAIVGLLSAIAQARAAAAGVGIIAKRPEELAKGITYAAMVETYAVLSLLASILMLFGIKF; from the coding sequence ATGGAAATCACAATTGGTCAAGTAATTGCACTATTAGGAGCTGCCATGGCGGTATTTTTGCCGGGTGTGGGTTCGGCAAAGGGAGTAGGAATGGTGGGTGAAGCTGCTGCAGGAGTGGTAACGGAAGACCCAAATAAATTCAGCCAGACTCTTATCTTACAGGCACTTCCCGGTACGCAGGGCATATACGGACTTTTGACGGGGTTTGTAGCCATGCAAAAAATTGGACTACTTGGAGGAGGTCTCGTATCGCTTAATATCTATCAGGGTTTACTGGTTTTCGCAGCATGCCTTCCCATTGCGATAGTAGGGCTTCTTTCTGCCATTGCCCAGGCGAGAGCTGCAGCAGCCGGTGTAGGAATTATTGCCAAAAGGCCCGAAGAGCTGGCAAAAGGTATTACCTACGCGGCTATGGTTGAAACCTATGCGGTTCTTTCACTCCTTGCCTCAATACTCATGCTCTTTGGCATTAAATTTTAA
- a CDS encoding V-type ATP synthase subunit I: MAIVKMKKMHLFGLKKEKYILLDVLQKLGSAEIIDLKEEEELRDFGREISEIDAKLNKLKFAIELVRPFVKEQNILFTGKPKISKQDLSRLISKEDEYFSVIDKLSEYDRKLSQLRGEEAKVKNSIDFLLPWEKMDIPLQELGETRRAKFVAGSIPARVYNDFLTKMSEGELPAEVILINEGKDESYILIAYHRDAEDRVEGILKDFSVNIYDFAEYNGTPAEAAAKLKEKLSEIEKARGKILEEIKNLSEYLMTFKILYDYYVNEKEKRLSYYRAQDTESSFYMQAWVPEPEVEKVEHQLKNASDAIYVDFEDPAEDENFPVLLKNPRIVTPFELVTELYSLPDPRGIDPNIFMAPFYFVFFGMMVSDAGYGLVLSLLSGFAMMKLKISGMARKLVELLFLGGISTFIWGAVFGSWFGDLIKLPPLWLNPLDNPLAVMYLSFALGLIQIYFGIILSAYKNIRNGKMADALMDQGLWLIFLSGLVMFAFPQTAGFAKYIAMAGAIGLVLTQGRTQRSIIKKFTSGLLSLYNVTGYLSDVLSYSRLLALGLATGVIAMVINTMARLVGVNLIGYIFMFAIMAGGHLFNVAVNALGAYVHSSRLQYIEFFSKFYDGGGKPFDPLRVKTNYVDMNE; this comes from the coding sequence ATGGCAATAGTTAAAATGAAAAAAATGCACCTTTTTGGGCTTAAAAAGGAAAAGTATATCCTTTTGGATGTGCTTCAGAAACTCGGTTCTGCGGAAATCATTGATTTGAAGGAAGAAGAGGAACTCAGGGATTTTGGTAGGGAAATCAGCGAAATAGATGCAAAATTGAACAAATTAAAGTTTGCCATTGAACTTGTAAGACCCTTTGTAAAGGAACAAAACATTCTTTTTACGGGGAAACCTAAAATATCCAAGCAAGACCTCTCCCGGCTCATCAGCAAAGAAGATGAGTATTTTTCGGTTATAGACAAATTAAGTGAATACGACAGGAAACTATCCCAATTAAGAGGAGAAGAAGCCAAGGTAAAAAACAGTATAGATTTTCTTTTACCCTGGGAGAAGATGGATATACCGCTGCAGGAACTGGGAGAGACCCGCAGGGCAAAATTTGTAGCCGGGTCGATTCCTGCACGAGTATATAATGACTTTCTGACAAAAATGAGTGAAGGGGAACTTCCGGCAGAAGTAATATTAATAAACGAAGGCAAGGATGAATCCTATATTTTAATTGCATATCACAGGGATGCAGAAGATAGGGTGGAAGGGATATTAAAGGATTTTTCTGTTAATATATACGATTTTGCCGAATATAATGGGACACCTGCAGAAGCAGCAGCAAAATTAAAGGAAAAACTATCGGAAATTGAAAAAGCAAGGGGTAAGATACTCGAGGAAATAAAAAACCTCAGCGAGTATTTAATGACCTTCAAAATTTTATACGATTACTATGTGAATGAAAAGGAAAAAAGGCTCAGCTACTACCGGGCTCAGGATACTGAAAGTAGTTTTTACATGCAGGCCTGGGTACCCGAACCCGAAGTGGAAAAAGTAGAGCATCAATTAAAAAATGCCAGCGATGCAATTTATGTGGATTTTGAAGATCCCGCTGAGGATGAAAACTTCCCGGTACTTCTAAAAAATCCAAGGATTGTCACCCCCTTCGAGCTGGTTACGGAACTTTACAGCCTCCCGGACCCCAGGGGTATAGACCCAAATATTTTTATGGCACCTTTCTACTTTGTATTTTTCGGCATGATGGTGAGCGATGCGGGATACGGGCTTGTGTTATCCCTGCTTTCCGGCTTTGCAATGATGAAGCTGAAAATATCCGGAATGGCCAGGAAACTGGTAGAACTTTTATTCTTGGGAGGGATTTCCACATTTATCTGGGGGGCCGTATTCGGCAGCTGGTTCGGCGATTTGATAAAATTGCCGCCTCTATGGCTTAACCCGTTAGATAACCCTTTAGCGGTGATGTACCTTAGCTTTGCTTTGGGATTGATTCAGATATACTTCGGTATAATTCTTAGCGCTTATAAAAATATAAGAAACGGTAAAATGGCGGATGCCTTGATGGACCAGGGTTTGTGGCTGATTTTCTTGAGCGGGCTTGTTATGTTTGCCTTTCCGCAAACTGCAGGTTTTGCAAAGTACATTGCCATGGCCGGGGCTATTGGCCTGGTATTAACCCAGGGGAGGACGCAAAGAAGTATAATAAAAAAGTTCACTTCCGGACTTTTGAGCCTGTACAATGTTACCGGATATTTAAGCGATGTCCTGTCCTATTCAAGGCTTCTGGCTTTGGGTCTTGCCACCGGAGTTATAGCGATGGTAATAAATACCATGGCAAGGCTGGTGGGGGTAAATTTAATAGGGTATATCTTTATGTTTGCGATAATGGCGGGAGGACATTTATTTAACGTAGCGGTAAACGCGCTGGGTGCTTATGTTCACAGCAGCCGTCTCCAGTATATTGAGTTTTTCAGCAAATTTTACGACGGCGGCGGAAAACCTTTTGACCCGTTAAGGGTTAAAACCAATTACGTGGATATGAATGAATAA
- a CDS encoding AtpZ/AtpI family protein, producing the protein MKEPKSLQKIFQILQIGFNFALPIGAGAYFGAFLDRTLKTEILFLLIGTVLGIISGIASAYRILSEEFRKKPK; encoded by the coding sequence ATGAAAGAACCAAAATCCCTGCAGAAAATATTTCAAATATTACAAATTGGGTTTAATTTTGCATTGCCGATAGGCGCTGGTGCATATTTTGGAGCTTTTTTGGATAGAACATTAAAAACCGAGATATTATTTTTATTAATAGGCACGGTTCTCGGAATTATTTCCGGAATAGCCAGTGCTTATCGAATACTGTCTGAAGAATTCAGGAAAAAGCCCAAATGA
- a CDS encoding anti-sigma factor domain-containing protein, with translation MKGIILEIKGNNAVVLCKEGDFKVIKLKNGCIYNVGDEVEVENIGVSRFLKNYALSAAVFLAICLIAVSLYYTVMIPAFYISIDINPSLEFGVNRLGRVVDVKFYNDDSARLVEDKNIFKNKPLEDAVRIFINRAKMEKYLDGENPAVMFTISRRYTGKNTEKIKEALKNAVIEAANKDIRASEGSVKMMVQSSPLTMARDTSKETKDVDIIIEEVSIKKHNDARKMGISPGKLFIYEKIKEKNPGITLEEVKNKPIKNLLKEIKNENKEFLGGEESQKKVEEKDIEKGKNGKVDEKDNTGEKSNGGTKKVLEIIKENKKNVEKNKTSGQEKEIPLDKKDNIKEKIDLKGRFNNIFEKNLIEENNRKGFLKNIFDNKIKGGRL, from the coding sequence TTGAAAGGTATAATCCTCGAAATAAAAGGGAATAATGCGGTAGTTTTATGTAAGGAAGGGGATTTTAAGGTAATAAAATTAAAAAACGGGTGCATTTACAATGTGGGCGACGAGGTGGAGGTTGAGAACATCGGTGTAAGCCGTTTTTTGAAAAATTACGCCCTATCTGCAGCGGTTTTTTTGGCGATTTGCCTTATTGCGGTTTCCTTATATTACACCGTAATGATACCGGCCTTTTACATTTCAATAGATATTAATCCCAGTTTGGAATTCGGAGTAAACAGGTTGGGCAGGGTGGTGGATGTAAAATTTTACAATGATGACAGCGCACGGCTTGTGGAAGACAAAAATATATTTAAAAACAAGCCTTTAGAGGATGCGGTCAGGATATTTATAAACAGGGCAAAGATGGAGAAATATTTGGATGGAGAAAACCCGGCAGTGATGTTTACCATTTCCCGGAGGTATACAGGGAAAAATACCGAAAAGATTAAAGAAGCATTAAAAAATGCCGTAATAGAGGCGGCAAACAAAGATATCAGGGCGAGTGAAGGTAGTGTTAAAATGATGGTGCAGTCTTCGCCCCTTACGATGGCACGGGATACCTCAAAGGAAACGAAGGACGTGGATATAATTATTGAAGAAGTTTCCATTAAAAAGCACAACGATGCAAGAAAAATGGGCATTTCACCGGGAAAACTTTTTATTTACGAAAAAATTAAAGAAAAAAATCCCGGGATAACCTTAGAAGAAGTAAAAAATAAGCCTATAAAGAATCTCTTAAAGGAGATAAAAAATGAGAATAAAGAATTTCTGGGGGGAGAGGAATCCCAGAAAAAGGTTGAAGAAAAGGATATAGAGAAAGGTAAGAATGGAAAAGTGGATGAAAAAGATAATACCGGAGAAAAAAGCAACGGAGGAACAAAAAAAGTTTTAGAAATTATTAAAGAAAACAAAAAGAACGTTGAAAAGAATAAAACCTCCGGGCAGGAAAAAGAAATTCCCCTTGATAAGAAAGATAATATAAAAGAAAAAATTGATTTAAAGGGAAGATTTAATAATATATTCGAGAAAAATTTAATTGAAGAAAATAATAGAAAAGGGTTTTTGAAAAATATTTTCGACAACAAAATAAAGGGCGGTAGATTATAA
- the sigI gene encoding RNA polymerase sigma-I factor, translated as MEFNSINERVKSIKNEKERLNEFIEEYKPFIASCVESVTGRKVEYGCDDELSIALMAFNEAIVKYDIDKGNFLSFARGVIKNRLIDYYRKERREKSKILYLSKDEGEEDEEVFDKMSSDRSLEIYEEKEISYLRRLEIEAFKKELEDFGINLFDVAKSSPRIKATKKECSRIIHYILENKELLEIILKKKYLPVEKIASGMKIHRKKIERCRNYIIAGVLILKGDYNYLREYIDWRFED; from the coding sequence ATGGAATTTAACTCAATTAACGAAAGGGTTAAGAGCATAAAAAATGAAAAAGAGAGATTAAATGAATTTATTGAAGAATATAAACCTTTTATTGCATCCTGCGTAGAAAGCGTTACGGGGAGAAAAGTAGAGTATGGGTGCGATGACGAATTGAGCATTGCCTTGATGGCATTTAATGAGGCTATAGTTAAGTACGATATTGATAAAGGAAATTTTCTATCCTTTGCAAGAGGAGTTATAAAAAACAGGTTGATAGACTATTACCGGAAGGAACGAAGGGAAAAATCGAAGATATTGTATTTATCAAAGGATGAGGGGGAAGAGGACGAAGAAGTTTTTGATAAAATGAGCTCGGATCGCTCCCTGGAGATATATGAGGAGAAAGAGATTTCTTATCTAAGAAGGCTGGAGATTGAAGCTTTCAAAAAAGAATTAGAGGATTTCGGGATTAATTTATTCGATGTGGCAAAAAGTTCTCCCAGGATAAAGGCTACAAAAAAAGAGTGCAGCAGGATAATCCACTACATCCTTGAAAACAAGGAATTGCTGGAAATAATTTTGAAAAAGAAATATCTTCCAGTAGAAAAAATCGCTTCGGGGATGAAAATACATAGAAAAAAAATAGAGAGGTGTCGAAATTATATAATAGCAGGGGTTTTGATATTGAAAGGGGATTATAATTATCTGAGAGAATACATTGACTGGAGGTTTGAAGATTGA
- the wecB gene encoding non-hydrolyzing UDP-N-acetylglucosamine 2-epimerase, whose translation MDRIKVISVFGTRPEAIKMAPLVKEMEKSEFFDSRVAVTAQHREMLDQVLSLFDVKPDYDLDIMKHRQTLSEITCSALKGLEEIFIKEKPDLVLVHGDTTTTFAGALAAFYSQIKVAHVEAGLRTHNKWLPFPEEMNRKLTGAIADLHFAPTKTAKENLLREGVREERIYVTGNTVIDALKTTVREDYVFRNDVLNKIDFKRKKVILVTAHRRENWGEPLEQICLGLKRLSAEKDVCIVYPVHLNPAVWDTVHRVLQGLENVILLEPLDTDELHNLMAKSFFVLTDSGGLQEEAPSLGKPVLVLRNETERPEAVKAGTVKVIGTSCESILKHARILLYDQNEYMKMAGAVNPYGDGFASKRIVESILYHFGIRRERPEEFEPEG comes from the coding sequence TTGGACAGGATAAAGGTAATATCTGTTTTTGGGACAAGACCTGAAGCTATAAAAATGGCCCCTCTTGTGAAGGAAATGGAGAAATCCGAATTCTTTGATAGCAGGGTTGCAGTAACAGCTCAACACCGGGAAATGCTCGACCAGGTGTTGAGCCTTTTTGATGTAAAGCCCGATTATGATCTGGATATCATGAAGCACAGGCAGACCCTTTCGGAGATCACCTGCAGTGCACTGAAAGGCTTGGAAGAAATTTTTATAAAGGAAAAGCCCGATTTGGTGCTGGTGCACGGAGATACCACCACGACCTTTGCAGGGGCACTGGCAGCTTTTTACTCTCAAATCAAAGTGGCCCATGTGGAGGCGGGTTTGAGAACTCACAACAAATGGCTTCCCTTTCCGGAGGAGATGAATAGAAAACTTACCGGTGCAATAGCCGATCTTCATTTTGCCCCCACAAAAACCGCAAAGGAGAACCTTTTAAGGGAAGGGGTTAGAGAGGAAAGAATATACGTTACGGGGAATACCGTTATAGATGCTCTAAAGACCACCGTGCGAGAGGATTACGTTTTCAGGAATGATGTTTTAAACAAAATTGATTTCAAACGAAAAAAGGTAATCCTGGTTACAGCCCACAGGCGTGAGAACTGGGGAGAACCCTTGGAGCAAATTTGCCTTGGGCTTAAACGTCTGTCGGCGGAAAAGGATGTATGCATAGTTTACCCCGTGCATTTAAATCCTGCGGTCTGGGATACCGTTCACCGGGTGCTGCAGGGGCTGGAAAACGTCATTTTGCTTGAGCCCCTTGATACCGATGAGCTTCACAACCTCATGGCTAAATCCTTTTTTGTGCTTACCGATTCGGGTGGTTTGCAGGAAGAAGCCCCATCCTTAGGGAAGCCGGTGCTGGTTTTGAGGAATGAAACCGAAAGACCGGAGGCTGTAAAAGCCGGTACGGTAAAGGTTATAGGAACGAGCTGCGAAAGTATTTTAAAACACGCCCGGATTTTGCTTTATGATCAAAATGAATACATGAAAATGGCCGGTGCGGTGAACCCTTACGGAGACGGTTTTGCATCCAAAAGGATTGTAGAAAGCATCCTTTACCATTTTGGTATTAGAAGAGAAAGACCTGAAGAATTTGAGCCTGAGGGATAA
- a CDS encoding glycosyltransferase family 4 protein, with translation MPKYLYAFFMAAALSYIFTPFAMKLAWKLGAIDVPKDARRVHKKPIPRLGGLAIFAGFTVAALLTLPLKNPSVLGILIGSSVIVAVGILDDIYCLSPKVKLLLQIGAALIPVAFGIRVEWVTNPFGGMLYIGKYSIIITLFWIVGITNTLNFIDGLDGLAAGISAIASITMLLVNLNLKQGNPVIFTALLAGACIGFLPFNFNPAKIFMGDTGAMFLGFVLSSVAVDAAVKSATVVALIVPMLALGLPIFDTAFAIVRRFMNGKPIMQADRGHIHHRLIDNGLSQKQAVIFLYAMSLVLGLCAVLMVKIGMKEALLALTIGLFTFSYTGKMFLNSQSKKSEGM, from the coding sequence GTGCCTAAGTATTTGTACGCCTTTTTCATGGCAGCAGCCCTCTCGTATATTTTTACACCTTTTGCCATGAAACTGGCATGGAAATTGGGGGCTATTGATGTCCCAAAGGACGCAAGAAGGGTTCATAAAAAGCCCATACCCAGATTGGGCGGTCTTGCTATTTTTGCGGGATTTACTGTTGCAGCATTATTGACCTTACCGTTGAAAAATCCTTCGGTACTGGGAATACTTATCGGTTCATCGGTAATTGTAGCGGTAGGTATATTAGACGATATTTACTGTCTTTCACCCAAGGTAAAATTGCTTTTACAAATAGGTGCTGCTTTAATACCCGTGGCTTTTGGAATAAGGGTAGAATGGGTGACAAATCCTTTCGGCGGTATGCTATATATAGGGAAGTACAGCATAATCATTACGCTTTTCTGGATAGTAGGTATTACCAATACCCTGAATTTTATTGATGGCCTTGATGGGCTGGCAGCCGGTATATCCGCAATTGCTTCTATCACCATGTTATTGGTCAATTTGAACTTAAAACAGGGAAATCCGGTAATTTTTACTGCCCTTCTGGCAGGAGCATGTATCGGCTTTTTGCCCTTCAATTTTAACCCGGCAAAAATTTTTATGGGCGATACAGGAGCAATGTTTCTGGGATTTGTCCTTTCTTCAGTAGCAGTAGATGCGGCGGTAAAAAGCGCTACGGTGGTGGCGTTAATAGTCCCCATGCTCGCATTGGGGCTTCCTATTTTTGATACGGCTTTTGCCATTGTGAGGAGATTTATGAACGGCAAACCCATTATGCAGGCGGACAGGGGACATATCCATCATCGCCTAATTGATAACGGGCTTTCCCAGAAACAGGCGGTTATATTCCTTTATGCCATGAGTTTGGTCCTCGGCCTTTGTGCCGTGCTGATGGTTAAAATAGGGATGAAGGAAGCTTTACTCGCTTTAACAATAGGATTGTTTACCTTCTCCTATACCGGGAAGATGTTTTTGAATTCCCAGAGCAAAAAATCCGAGGGTATGTAA
- a CDS encoding deoxycytidylate deaminase, which produces MRPSWDNYFMEIATVVSTRSTCLRRRVGAVLVKDKHIVATGYNGAPSGLAHCEEIGCLREKLGVPSGERHELCRGLHAEQNAIIQAAALGSSIKGATLYVTTRPCILCAKMLINAGVKRIVFKGEYPDEFAVNLLKEAGILLLQYNEN; this is translated from the coding sequence ATGAGGCCATCCTGGGATAATTATTTTATGGAAATTGCAACGGTAGTATCCACAAGGTCCACCTGTTTGAGGAGAAGGGTTGGAGCGGTCCTGGTTAAGGACAAACACATAGTGGCTACCGGTTACAACGGCGCTCCCTCGGGATTAGCCCACTGTGAAGAGATAGGGTGTTTGAGGGAGAAATTAGGGGTGCCGTCAGGGGAACGCCATGAGCTCTGCAGGGGATTGCACGCGGAGCAAAATGCAATAATTCAGGCTGCTGCCCTGGGAAGCAGTATAAAAGGGGCGACTCTTTACGTGACCACAAGGCCCTGTATATTATGTGCAAAAATGTTAATTAATGCAGGAGTCAAAAGAATAGTATTTAAAGGAGAATACCCGGACGAGTTTGCCGTAAACCTTCTAAAAGAGGCTGGAATCCTTCTTTTGCAGTATAATGAAAATTGA
- the upp gene encoding uracil phosphoribosyltransferase, whose amino-acid sequence MVKKVFVFDHPLIQHKLALIRDENTGAKEFRELVEELAMLMAYEVTRDLPLEEVEIKTPIGPCKARMISGKKIGIVPILRAGLGMVNGLLKLIPAAKVGHIGLYRDPETLKPVEYYCKLPQDVHERDLIILDPMLATGGSATMAVDYLKERGASSIKLMCLIAAPEGIEAVHSKHPDVDIYTAAVDERLNDHGYIVPGLGDAGDRLFGTK is encoded by the coding sequence ATAGTGAAAAAAGTATTTGTGTTTGACCATCCCCTTATCCAGCATAAATTGGCCCTGATAAGGGATGAAAACACGGGGGCAAAGGAGTTCAGGGAACTGGTGGAGGAGCTGGCTATGTTGATGGCTTATGAAGTTACCCGGGATTTGCCCTTGGAGGAGGTAGAAATAAAGACCCCCATTGGCCCCTGCAAGGCCAGGATGATATCCGGAAAAAAAATCGGCATTGTGCCAATTTTGAGAGCGGGACTTGGAATGGTAAACGGGCTGTTGAAACTGATTCCGGCAGCAAAAGTCGGACATATAGGACTTTACAGGGATCCTGAAACCTTGAAGCCGGTGGAGTACTATTGCAAGCTTCCTCAGGATGTTCATGAAAGGGATTTAATAATACTTGATCCGATGCTGGCGACAGGCGGGTCCGCTACTATGGCGGTGGACTATTTGAAAGAAAGAGGAGCCAGCAGCATAAAATTGATGTGCCTGATAGCTGCTCCCGAAGGGATTGAAGCTGTCCATTCAAAACACCCGGACGTAGATATTTATACCGCTGCTGTAGATGAGAGATTGAATGACCATGGCTACATAGTGCCGGGTCTGGGAGATGCGGGGGACAGGCTTTTTGGGACAAAGTAA
- the glyA gene encoding serine hydroxymethyltransferase — protein MDILRVVDPEIAEAIDKELLRQQYKLEMIASENFTSKAVMEAQGTILTNKYAEGYPGKRYYGGCEYVDIVEELARQRAVKLFGAEHVNVQPHSGSQANMAVYFAFLTPGDTVMGMNLAHGGHLTHGSPVNISGKYFNFVPYGVSKETGYIDYDEVERLALEHKPRMIVAGASAYPRIIDFVRMSEIAKKVGAYLMVDMAHIAGLVAAGLHPSPVPVSDFVTTTTHKTLRGPRGGMILCKKEYAQAIDKAIFPGIQGGPLMHVIAAKAVCLKEALSEEFRFYQEQVVKNAKALAKCLMDKGYQLISGGTDNHLILVDLRNKNLTGMEAEKYLDEVGITVNKNAIPYDPQKPNVTSGIRIGTPALTSRGMKEKEMEEIAELIDIALTAKGDEIKVAKVRKAVRALCERYPLYKKD, from the coding sequence ATGGATATTTTAAGAGTGGTGGATCCCGAGATAGCCGAAGCAATAGACAAGGAACTTTTAAGGCAGCAGTACAAACTGGAAATGATAGCTTCGGAAAACTTTACGAGTAAAGCAGTAATGGAGGCTCAGGGGACAATCCTCACAAATAAATACGCGGAGGGCTATCCGGGCAAAAGGTATTACGGAGGATGCGAATATGTGGATATAGTTGAGGAATTGGCAAGGCAAAGGGCGGTAAAACTTTTCGGAGCCGAGCACGTAAATGTTCAGCCCCATTCCGGTTCTCAAGCAAATATGGCTGTATATTTTGCTTTTTTAACACCCGGGGACACGGTAATGGGTATGAACCTGGCTCATGGAGGGCACCTAACCCATGGAAGTCCGGTAAATATCTCGGGAAAGTATTTTAATTTTGTTCCTTACGGGGTTTCAAAAGAGACGGGGTATATCGATTACGATGAAGTGGAAAGGCTGGCCCTGGAGCATAAACCCAGGATGATAGTAGCGGGGGCAAGCGCTTACCCCAGGATTATAGATTTTGTCAGGATGTCCGAAATTGCAAAAAAAGTAGGAGCTTATTTAATGGTGGATATGGCTCACATAGCCGGTTTGGTTGCAGCAGGACTTCATCCAAGCCCCGTACCTGTTTCCGATTTTGTAACAACAACTACCCATAAAACCCTTCGGGGTCCCAGGGGTGGGATGATTCTTTGCAAAAAAGAGTACGCTCAGGCTATTGATAAAGCAATATTCCCCGGGATTCAGGGCGGACCGCTGATGCACGTTATTGCAGCAAAAGCGGTTTGTTTAAAAGAAGCCTTATCGGAAGAATTCAGGTTCTATCAGGAACAGGTGGTTAAAAATGCAAAAGCTCTGGCGAAATGCCTTATGGACAAAGGTTATCAGCTAATTTCCGGAGGTACGGATAACCATTTGATCCTGGTAGATTTGAGGAATAAAAATTTGACGGGGATGGAAGCCGAAAAATATTTGGATGAGGTGGGAATTACCGTAAATAAGAATGCCATACCCTATGACCCGCAAAAGCCCAATGTCACCAGCGGTATTAGGATAGGGACCCCTGCACTTACTTCAAGAGGAATGAAAGAAAAAGAGATGGAAGAGATTGCAGAACTCATTGATATAGCCCTTACTGCTAAGGGAGATGAAATAAAGGTGGCGAAGGTAAGAAAAGCGGTAAGGGCGCTTTGCGAAAGGTATCCTTTATATAAAAAAGATTAA